The following are encoded in a window of Helicoverpa armigera isolate CAAS_96S chromosome 24, ASM3070526v1, whole genome shotgun sequence genomic DNA:
- the LOC135118593 gene encoding larval cuticle protein A3A-like, with product MATIHFDYKYSALTLLLVAASAVAQYGEEYGGFDGYHKAPVQLHHQQHLDDHHGEEYELDYHAHPKYSFDYSVKDPHTGDNKEHWETRDGDKVKGTYTLVETDGTKRVVEYEADDKNGFNAVVHKIGTPKHHEEYEAKPALEYEAKPALQPLHYQHDYGHFDEGFVPIAGFGH from the exons ATGGCAACTATACATTTTGACTATAAATAC AGTGCCCTAACCCTTCTCCTGGTGGCAGCATCAGCCGTGGCACAGTATGGCGAAGAGTACGGAGGTTTCGACGGCTACCACAAGGCGCCAGTGCAGCTCCATCATCAGCAACACTTGGATGATCACCATGGAGAGGAGTATGAGTTGGATTACCAT GCGCACCCCAAATACTCGTTCGACTATTCAGTGAAGGACCCCCATACGGGCGACAACAAGGAGCACTGGGAGACCAGGGATGGCGACAAGGTTAAAG GTACCTACACGCTTGTCGAAACCGACGGAACAAAGCGCGTAGTAGAATACGAAGCTGACGACAAGAACGGTTTCAACGCCGTAGTCCACAAGATCGGTACTCCCAAGCACCACGAGGAGTATGAAGCGAAACCAGCGCTTGAGTACGAGGCTAAACCAGCGCTGCAGCCGCTGCATTATCAGCACGACTACGGACACTTCGACGAAGGATTTGTACCTATTGCTGGATTCGGACATTAA